One genomic region from Buchnera aphidicola (Melanaphis sacchari) encodes:
- the pyk gene encoding pyruvate kinase, with translation MLTRLRRTKIVATLGPSTDKDNNLEKIIRSGANVLRLNFSHGLPNEHRKRACQAREIMRQLNCHIALLGDLQGPKIRISKFKKNNVFLKKNEIFILDANLEENSGNNTRVGIDYKKLPSDLQINDILLLDDGKIQLKVTKVTTSKIYTQVIIGGNLSNNKGINKLGGGLSANSLTEKDKKDIILASEINVDYLAVSFPRSGNDIKEARKLLNQTGSKAKIIAKIERAETVASEISIKDIISSSDVIMIARGDLGVEIGDAELVGIQKKLIRTARKLNKIVITATQMMESMIFNPLPTRAEVMDVANAVLDGSDAVMLSAETASGNYPSETVASMAKVCKGAEKVPSINVSRHRLDIKFNDIEEAIAMSAMYAANHLTGITAIITMTESGKTALMTSRITSGLPIFALSRHKKTLNLITLYRGVIPVYFNSKKEGVAAANEAIILLCKKGFLFRNDLVILTQGDIMGETGKTNTARILKVLL, from the coding sequence ATGTTAACTCGACTAAGAAGAACTAAAATTGTAGCTACACTAGGTCCTTCCACGGATAAAGATAATAATCTGGAAAAAATTATTCGATCAGGCGCTAATGTTCTTCGTTTAAATTTTTCTCATGGTTTACCTAATGAGCATAGAAAAAGAGCATGTCAAGCACGTGAAATAATGCGTCAACTAAACTGTCATATTGCTTTGCTTGGTGATCTTCAGGGGCCTAAAATTAGAATTTCTAAATTTAAAAAAAATAATGTTTTTTTGAAGAAGAATGAAATTTTTATTTTAGATGCAAATTTGGAAGAAAATTCTGGAAATAATACAAGAGTCGGAATTGATTATAAAAAACTACCAAGTGACTTACAAATAAATGACATTTTATTATTAGATGACGGAAAAATACAATTAAAAGTCACTAAGGTAACTACTTCAAAAATATACACACAAGTTATTATCGGGGGCAATCTTTCGAATAATAAAGGTATTAATAAACTCGGTGGCGGACTATCAGCGAATTCATTAACAGAAAAAGATAAAAAAGATATTATATTAGCTTCTGAAATTAATGTTGATTATTTAGCAGTATCTTTTCCTCGTTCTGGAAATGATATAAAAGAAGCTAGAAAACTATTAAATCAAACTGGCAGCAAAGCTAAAATTATAGCTAAAATAGAACGCGCTGAAACAGTAGCTAGTGAAATTTCAATCAAAGACATTATATCATCTTCTGATGTCATTATGATTGCCAGAGGCGATTTGGGAGTAGAAATTGGCGATGCAGAATTAGTAGGAATTCAAAAAAAATTAATTAGAACTGCTAGAAAGTTAAACAAAATAGTTATTACCGCAACACAAATGATGGAATCAATGATTTTCAATCCTTTACCTACTAGAGCAGAAGTGATGGATGTAGCAAATGCTGTATTAGACGGTAGTGATGCAGTAATGTTATCTGCTGAAACAGCATCTGGAAACTATCCGTCCGAAACAGTTGCAAGCATGGCAAAAGTTTGTAAGGGAGCTGAAAAAGTTCCAAGTATAAATGTATCTAGGCATCGCCTTGATATAAAGTTTAATGATATAGAAGAAGCTATTGCTATGTCAGCAATGTATGCAGCTAATCATTTAACGGGAATTACAGCAATTATTACTATGACTGAATCTGGAAAAACAGCCTTAATGACTTCTAGAATTACTTCAGGATTGCCTATTTTTGCGCTATCAAGACATAAAAAAACTTTGAATTTAATCACTCTTTATAGAGGTGTAATTCCAGTGTACTTTAACAGTAAAAAAGAAGGAGTAGCTGCTGCTAATGAAGCTATTATTCTTTTGTGCAAAAAAGGCTTTCTTTTTCGCAATGATTTAGTAATTTTAACTCAGGGTGACATTATGGGAGAAACAGGAAAGACAAATACTGCTAGAATTTTAAAAGTTTTATTATGA
- the znuC gene encoding zinc ABC transporter ATP-binding protein ZnuC — MLDFLVLKNVSVNFSNRPILSKISLSLVPNRIFTLIGPNGAGKSTLIRVMLGLIRPDCGHVYRSSNISIGYVPQKLNLNNLLPITVERFMKLSKTKNNANVLNILKWVKAESLQYLKLQKLSSGEMQRVLLARALLKKPNLLVLDEPVQGVDIMGQLDLYKLINKIRYKIKCAILIVSHDLNFVMAQTDYVFCLNKHICCSGTPKSVIKNSEFITMFGLKRIKEFAIYQHDHDHIHEY; from the coding sequence ATGCTAGATTTTTTAGTTTTAAAAAATGTTTCTGTAAATTTTTCTAATCGACCTATTTTATCTAAAATATCACTTTCTTTAGTTCCTAATCGTATTTTTACCTTAATAGGACCAAATGGAGCGGGAAAATCTACTTTAATACGTGTTATGTTGGGATTGATACGACCAGATTGTGGGCATGTTTATCGGTCATCTAATATATCTATTGGTTATGTCCCTCAAAAATTAAATTTAAATAATTTACTTCCAATCACAGTAGAACGTTTTATGAAATTATCTAAAACGAAAAACAACGCAAACGTATTAAATATATTAAAATGGGTAAAAGCAGAATCTCTTCAGTATCTTAAATTGCAAAAATTATCTTCCGGAGAAATGCAGCGTGTTCTTTTAGCTAGAGCACTATTAAAAAAACCTAATTTATTAGTTTTAGATGAACCTGTACAAGGTGTTGATATTATGGGGCAGCTTGATTTGTACAAATTAATTAATAAAATTAGATATAAAATAAAATGTGCTATTTTGATAGTTTCTCATGACTTAAATTTTGTTATGGCTCAAACAGATTATGTTTTTTGCTTAAATAAACATATCTGTTGCTCTGGTACTCCAAAATCAGTTATTAAAAATTCAGAATTTATCACTATGTTTGGTTTAAAACGTATAAAAGAATTTGCTATTTATCAGCATGATCATGATCATATACATGAATATTGA
- the znuB gene encoding zinc ABC transporter permease subunit ZnuB, producing MFELIFPGWLAGMLLCFSSGPLGSFIVWRRMSSFGDTLSHSSLLGLSISVIFGMNSFYVILTFISLMAIVLACLERLSLISLNTILGIVSHSSLSLGIIFISLTSTSEQIDLDTYLFGDLLAVSTYDIIYIAFGSLIVLSILIYNWNAILLSTINEELAQIDGINLFYIRLIFMLTTALAISIAIKFVGALLITSLLIIPPATAQYFSDSPEKMVFIAIIVSIISVTGGIFLSILANTPTSPSIVLCSSILYLLSSIIK from the coding sequence ATGTTTGAATTAATTTTTCCGGGGTGGTTAGCCGGGATGTTATTATGTTTTTCAAGTGGACCCTTAGGTTCTTTTATAGTTTGGCGTCGTATGTCATCTTTTGGCGATACATTATCTCATTCTTCTCTTTTAGGTTTATCTATATCTGTAATATTTGGAATGAATTCTTTTTACGTTATTTTGACTTTTATCAGTCTTATGGCAATTGTTTTAGCATGCCTAGAAAGATTGTCGTTAATATCATTAAATACTATACTTGGTATAGTATCACATAGTTCGTTATCTTTAGGTATAATTTTTATCAGTTTAACATCTACTTCAGAGCAGATAGACTTAGATACTTATTTATTTGGTGATTTGTTAGCTGTTAGCACATATGATATTATTTATATAGCTTTTGGAAGCCTAATTGTATTGAGTATTTTGATATATAATTGGAATGCTATTTTATTGTCAACAATAAATGAAGAATTAGCTCAAATTGATGGTATTAACCTTTTTTATATACGTTTAATTTTTATGCTGACAACAGCTTTAGCAATTTCTATTGCTATTAAATTTGTAGGTGCGTTATTAATTACTTCTTTGCTAATTATTCCTCCAGCAACTGCTCAATATTTTTCTGATTCTCCAGAAAAAATGGTTTTTATTGCAATTATAGTAAGTATAATTTCTGTAACAGGAGGGATATTTTTATCTATTTTAGCAAATACCCCTACTAGCCCATCTATTGTTTTATGTTCTTCTATTCTGTACTTACTAAGCAGCATTATTAAATAA
- the aspS gene encoding aspartate--tRNA ligase, with translation MRTKYCGNVKTSDLNKSIVVSGWIHKIRNFGQFIFIDLRDCTGIVQIIFKSINKLEFMKCLKLKHESCVQIFGVVQKRSKQNKNLNTGKIEILGNKINILNLSKPLPLDYSNSKTEDVCLKYRYLDLRRPESFKIMQIRNNITCLIRNFMSKKNFLDVETPILTKSTPEGARDYLVPSRNYPGKFYALPQSPQLFKQLLMISGIDRYYQIAKCFRDEDLRSDRQPEFTQIDIEVSFMSSTKIRSLIEKLIKKIWLKILNIRLEKFPTISFNQAMKIYGSDKPDLRNPMKIIDISNIFIKKKFLLFFNINNKYKNKIGLLCFPKGSEFSRKNIDKYSNDLKKIGLKKLFYIKINQRELGINGTQSSIKKILDDQIFQKILKKTNAKDGDILFLIADKETIVNKYLGILREKLGNDFNFYNKKTWKPIWIINFPMFKKNSLGKFSSVHHPFTSFKKNHEKNFEKKPELSLSDSYDLVINGYEIGGGSVRIHKSDVQKKIFDFIGINKKLQKEKFGFLIEALEYGAPPHAGIALGLDRITMILTQKNNIKDVIAFPKTTSATCLMTNSPSELKMSTLKKLGIKLSN, from the coding sequence ATGCGTACTAAATATTGTGGAAATGTTAAAACAAGTGATCTAAACAAATCAATTGTTGTATCAGGTTGGATTCATAAGATAAGAAATTTTGGTCAATTTATTTTCATTGATCTTAGAGATTGCACCGGAATTGTACAAATAATTTTTAAGTCAATAAATAAATTAGAATTTATGAAATGTTTGAAATTAAAACATGAATCATGTGTTCAAATTTTTGGTGTTGTTCAAAAAAGAAGCAAACAAAATAAAAATTTAAATACAGGAAAAATAGAAATTTTAGGAAATAAAATAAATATTTTAAATCTTTCAAAACCGCTTCCATTAGATTATTCAAACAGTAAAACAGAAGATGTATGTTTAAAATATAGATATCTAGATCTCCGACGTCCTGAATCATTTAAAATAATGCAAATTAGAAATAATATTACTTGTTTGATAAGAAATTTTATGAGTAAAAAAAATTTTCTAGATGTAGAAACACCTATTCTAACAAAATCCACTCCAGAAGGCGCAAGAGATTATTTAGTACCCAGTCGGAATTATCCAGGAAAATTTTATGCATTACCACAATCACCACAATTATTTAAACAATTATTAATGATTTCTGGGATTGATAGATATTATCAAATAGCAAAATGTTTTCGCGATGAAGACTTGCGTTCAGATAGACAACCAGAATTTACTCAAATTGATATTGAAGTATCTTTTATGAGTTCTACAAAAATACGTAGTCTTATAGAAAAACTAATAAAAAAAATTTGGCTTAAAATACTAAATATTCGTTTAGAAAAATTTCCTACAATATCTTTTAATCAAGCTATGAAAATATACGGTTCAGATAAACCAGATTTGAGAAATCCAATGAAAATTATTGATATATCTAACATTTTTATTAAAAAAAAATTTTTATTATTTTTTAATATCAATAATAAATATAAAAATAAAATAGGGTTATTGTGTTTTCCAAAAGGTTCTGAATTTAGTAGAAAAAATATTGATAAATATTCTAATGATTTAAAAAAAATAGGATTAAAAAAATTATTCTATATAAAAATCAATCAACGTGAATTAGGAATCAATGGCACGCAAAGTTCAATAAAAAAGATTTTAGATGATCAGATTTTTCAAAAAATATTAAAAAAAACAAATGCTAAAGATGGTGATATTCTATTTTTAATCGCTGATAAAGAAACAATAGTTAATAAATATTTAGGAATATTACGAGAAAAATTAGGTAACGATTTTAATTTTTATAACAAAAAAACTTGGAAACCGATTTGGATTATTAATTTTCCTATGTTTAAAAAAAATTCTTTAGGAAAATTTTCTTCTGTACATCACCCATTTACTTCTTTTAAAAAAAATCATGAAAAAAACTTTGAAAAAAAACCAGAACTTTCTTTATCAGATAGTTATGATTTAGTTATTAATGGATATGAAATAGGGGGCGGATCAGTACGTATTCATAAATCTGATGTGCAAAAGAAAATTTTTGATTTTATTGGAATAAATAAAAAACTTCAAAAAGAAAAATTTGGATTTCTAATAGAAGCTTTAGAATATGGAGCACCACCTCACGCTGGAATCGCTTTAGGATTAGACAGAATAACTATGATTTTAACACAAAAAAATAATATTAAAGATGTAATTGCTTTTCCCAAAACAACTTCAGCTACTTGTTTAATGACAAATTCACCAAGTGAATTAAAAATGTCTACTTTGAAAAAATTAGGGATAAAATTATCTAATTAA
- the infA gene encoding translation initiation factor IF-1, with the protein MPKEDNIEMQGTVIDTLPNTMFRVELENKHVITAHISGKMRKNYIRILTGDKVTIELTPYDLTKGRIIFRSR; encoded by the coding sequence ATGCCTAAAGAAGATAATATTGAAATGCAGGGAACTGTAATTGATACTTTACCAAATACTATGTTTCGCGTTGAACTAGAAAATAAACATGTGATTACTGCCCATATATCTGGAAAAATGCGAAAAAATTATATTAGAATTTTAACAGGGGATAAAGTGACAATTGAATTAACTCCGTACGATTTAACAAAAGGTAGAATTATTTTTAGAAGTCGTTAA
- the trxB gene encoding thioredoxin-disulfide reductase — protein sequence MKFTNHNKIIILGSGPAGYTAAIYAARANLNPILITGINKGGQLINTNEIENWPGDFDKITGINFMDRMHKHAVKFKAKIISDTIISVDFHKKPFFLLSENNQYTSDSVIIATGANPRYLGLKSEDEFKGRGVSTCAVCDGFFYKNKEVAVVGGGNTAIEETLYLSNFVKKVYLIHRREIFKAEKILIDRLLKALKTKKIILYLNCTIKKILGNQTGVTHLIIQKKDIQEKIKISLSGLFVAIGHTPNTDIFIKQLEMQDGYIKIQRAMHGNYTQTSIPGIFAAGDVTDHVYRQAITSSASGCMAALDSERYLSNLS from the coding sequence ATGAAATTTACTAATCATAATAAAATAATTATATTGGGATCAGGACCAGCAGGTTATACTGCTGCAATATATGCAGCTAGAGCTAATTTAAATCCTATATTAATCACTGGAATCAATAAAGGAGGACAATTAATTAACACTAATGAAATTGAAAATTGGCCAGGAGACTTTGATAAAATTACTGGTATAAATTTTATGGATCGTATGCATAAACATGCAGTAAAATTTAAAGCAAAAATTATATCAGATACTATTATCTCTGTAGATTTTCATAAAAAACCATTTTTTTTATTGAGCGAAAATAATCAGTATACATCTGATTCAGTGATTATTGCTACAGGAGCAAATCCTCGTTATTTGGGATTAAAATCAGAAGACGAGTTTAAGGGTAGAGGAGTTTCTACTTGTGCTGTATGCGACGGATTTTTTTATAAAAACAAAGAAGTTGCAGTAGTAGGAGGTGGAAATACAGCTATTGAAGAAACTTTGTATTTATCTAATTTTGTTAAAAAAGTGTATTTAATTCATCGTCGTGAAATTTTTAAAGCCGAAAAAATATTAATTGATAGACTTCTAAAAGCTTTAAAAACTAAAAAAATTATTCTTTATTTAAATTGCACTATAAAAAAAATATTAGGCAATCAGACCGGAGTCACACATTTAATTATTCAAAAAAAAGATATACAAGAAAAAATAAAAATTTCTTTGTCTGGTTTATTTGTAGCTATTGGTCATACACCAAATACGGATATTTTTATCAAACAATTAGAAATGCAAGATGGGTATATTAAAATTCAACGTGCAATGCATGGAAATTATACACAAACAAGTATACCTGGCATATTCGCTGCCGGTGACGTAACAGATCATGTATATAGACAAGCAATTACATCATCTGCTAGTGGTTGCATGGCAGCCCTAGATAGCGAAAGATATCTTAGTAATTTAAGTTAA
- the serS gene encoding serine--tRNA ligase: protein MLNPFLLRTEINSVAKKLLKKNFKLDISLISSMEEQRKKLQIQTEKLQHNHNSLSDLIRIEKNLNRKNQKLHNKILKSSEVLNQLKKDLTLLKEKIYNISISIPNIPSDDVPEGNNLSDNKEIKYWGKKRQYNFKVQDHIEIGKKLHQLDWDAAARISGSRFVVMKGNIAFLHRALSQFMLDLHIKKHGYMEVYVPYLVNYEALHGTGQLPKFSNDLFHISSINKKKYALIPTAEVPLTNLFYNKIIDENSLPIMLTAHTPCFRSEASSYGRDSKGLIRLHQFDKVELVQIVKPELSMKALEELTDHAEKVLQLLELPYRKVLLCGGEMGFSAAKTYDLEVWFPSQKKYREVSSCSNMNDFQARRMKARYRNKLKKNNIFVHTLNGSGLAIGRTLAAILENYQCSDGSVKIPKILQKKYMNGIKFIN from the coding sequence ATGTTAAATCCTTTTTTATTACGAACTGAAATAAACTCAGTAGCTAAAAAATTATTAAAAAAAAATTTTAAATTAGATATTTCCTTAATATCTTCAATGGAAGAACAACGAAAAAAACTTCAAATTCAAACAGAAAAATTACAACATAATCATAATTCTTTATCTGATTTAATTAGAATAGAAAAAAACCTTAATAGAAAAAATCAAAAATTACATAATAAAATTTTAAAATCTAGTGAGGTTTTAAACCAACTAAAAAAAGATTTAACTTTGTTAAAGGAAAAAATTTATAATATTTCTATTTCTATACCTAACATTCCATCCGATGATGTTCCAGAAGGAAATAATCTTTCTGATAATAAAGAAATAAAATATTGGGGAAAAAAAAGACAATATAACTTTAAAGTTCAAGATCATATAGAAATAGGGAAAAAACTTCATCAACTGGATTGGGATGCTGCAGCAAGAATATCAGGTTCTAGGTTTGTTGTGATGAAGGGAAATATTGCTTTTTTACATCGTGCATTAAGTCAGTTTATGTTAGATTTACATATTAAAAAACATGGTTATATGGAAGTATATGTTCCTTACTTAGTGAATTATGAAGCATTGCATGGAACAGGGCAATTACCAAAATTCAGTAATGATTTATTTCATATCAGTTCAATTAATAAAAAAAAGTATGCATTAATTCCTACAGCAGAGGTACCATTAACTAATTTATTTTATAATAAAATAATCGATGAAAATAGTTTACCTATTATGCTTACAGCTCATACACCTTGTTTTAGATCAGAAGCTTCTTCTTATGGTCGTGACAGTAAGGGATTAATTAGATTACATCAATTCGACAAAGTAGAACTTGTACAAATTGTAAAGCCAGAGCTATCTATGAAGGCTTTAGAAGAATTAACTGATCATGCAGAAAAAGTATTGCAACTTCTAGAATTACCATATCGTAAAGTTCTTTTATGCGGAGGAGAAATGGGTTTCTCGGCGGCTAAAACATATGATTTAGAAGTATGGTTTCCTTCGCAAAAAAAATATAGAGAAGTTTCATCTTGTTCTAACATGAATGACTTTCAAGCACGACGTATGAAAGCGCGTTATCGAAATAAATTAAAAAAAAATAATATATTTGTTCATACCTTGAATGGTTCTGGTTTAGCTATAGGAAGAACGCTTGCAGCTATATTAGAAAATTATCAATGCAGTGATGGAAGTGTTAAGATTCCAAAAATATTACAAAAAAAATATATGAATGGTATAAAATTTATAAATTAA
- the serC gene encoding 3-phosphoserine/phosphohydroxythreonine transaminase: MSSIYNFSAGPSMIPQDVLYEAQKDFLNWNQLGCSIMEISHRSKEFIQVALEAEEDLRDLLNIPDFYKVLFCPGGARGQFSAVPLNLLNKYKNADYINSGYWSYCAFLEAQKYCIPNNILIKKIINGKVSLLNSTDWNISNNSAYIHYCPNETIDGISIYEEPYFHEKIIVGDFSSCILSRVINVEKYGLIYAGAQKNIGPSGITIVLVREDLIHYASKKSPSILTYHTLSKYNSMFNTPATFSWYLSGLVFKWLKKKGGVKNIERINQKKSNLLYKIIDRNDFYINKIDKKNRSQMNVVFDLKNSKLNKIFLIEANKRGLKSLKGHCIVGGMRASIYNAMPFKGVQELADFMLYFEKRYG, from the coding sequence ATGAGTTCAATCTATAATTTTAGTGCTGGGCCTTCTATGATTCCGCAAGACGTTCTTTATGAAGCTCAAAAAGATTTTCTTAATTGGAATCAATTGGGTTGTTCTATTATGGAAATTAGTCATCGTAGCAAAGAATTTATTCAAGTGGCTTTAGAAGCCGAAGAAGATCTACGAGATTTATTAAATATACCTGATTTTTATAAAGTATTATTTTGCCCCGGAGGTGCACGAGGTCAATTTTCTGCTGTTCCTTTAAATTTATTGAATAAGTATAAAAACGCAGATTATATTAATAGTGGTTATTGGTCGTATTGTGCTTTTTTAGAGGCGCAAAAATATTGCATACCTAATAATATATTAATTAAAAAAATAATCAATGGAAAGGTATCGCTTTTAAATTCTACCGATTGGAATATTAGTAATAATTCGGCATATATTCATTACTGTCCTAATGAAACTATAGATGGTATTTCTATTTATGAAGAACCCTATTTTCATGAAAAAATAATTGTTGGTGATTTTTCATCATGTATTTTGTCTCGCGTAATTAATGTAGAAAAATATGGATTAATTTACGCTGGTGCTCAAAAAAATATTGGTCCTTCAGGAATTACAATTGTTCTTGTAAGGGAAGATTTAATACATTATGCTTCTAAAAAATCACCTTCTATTCTTACTTATCATACTTTATCAAAGTATAATTCTATGTTTAATACTCCAGCTACTTTTTCTTGGTATTTATCAGGATTAGTTTTTAAATGGTTAAAAAAGAAGGGAGGAGTAAAAAATATTGAAAGAATTAATCAAAAAAAATCAAATTTACTATATAAAATAATAGATAGGAATGATTTTTATATTAATAAAATAGATAAAAAAAATAGATCACAAATGAATGTTGTATTTGATTTAAAAAATTCTAAATTAAATAAAATTTTTTTAATTGAAGCAAATAAACGAGGATTAAAATCTTTAAAAGGACATTGTATAGTTGGTGGAATGCGCGCGTCTATTTATAATGCGATGCCTTTTAAAGGTGTTCAAGAATTAGCAGATTTCATGTTATATTTTGAAAAAAGATATGGCTAA
- the aroA gene encoding 3-phosphoshikimate 1-carboxyvinyltransferase: MIEYLKLKPVSRIDGIINLPGSKSISNRVLLLSSMACGKTHITNLLNSDDTMHMLSALKKIGIQYILSDNNRTCHIIGFGKAFQLSSPIKLFLGNAGTAMRPLLAALSLNKNNVILTGDDRMQERPIKHLVDALRQGGAIIDYKNNVGYPPVHSKGGFIGGNIELNGSISSQFLTSLLMIAPLAFNDTLIIIKGNLVSKPYIDITLSLMKLFKVNVENNFYSSFFIKGNQKYQTPGYYSIEGDASSASYFLAAAAIKGGSVKVTGVGKNSIQGDVKFANILKKMGASIHWGDNFIISSRNSLKSIDLDLNNIPDAAMTIAIVALFSKGTTVIRNIYNWRVKETDRLSAMSIELKKIGAIIIEGKDFLSITPPKHFKFSDINTYNDHRMAMCFSLICLSNVGVVILNPNCVKKTFPSYFSDFLKISKF; this comes from the coding sequence GTGATTGAATATTTAAAATTAAAACCAGTATCTCGAATTGATGGAATTATTAATTTACCGGGATCAAAAAGTATATCTAATAGAGTTTTGCTATTATCATCTATGGCATGCGGAAAAACTCATATTACTAATTTATTGAATAGTGATGATACTATGCATATGTTATCTGCATTAAAAAAAATTGGTATTCAATATATTTTATCTGATAATAATAGAACATGTCATATTATTGGTTTTGGAAAAGCGTTTCAATTGTCTTCTCCTATTAAATTATTTTTAGGAAACGCAGGTACCGCTATGCGTCCTCTTCTCGCAGCCTTGTCTTTGAATAAAAATAATGTAATATTAACGGGAGATGATCGCATGCAAGAAAGACCTATAAAACATCTTGTAGATGCATTAAGGCAGGGAGGAGCAATTATTGATTATAAAAATAACGTTGGATACCCTCCAGTACATAGTAAAGGTGGATTTATAGGAGGTAATATTGAATTAAATGGGAGTATTTCTAGCCAATTTTTAACTTCTTTATTAATGATTGCCCCATTAGCTTTTAATGATACTTTGATCATTATCAAGGGGAATTTAGTTTCTAAACCTTATATTGATATTACATTAAGTTTAATGAAGTTATTTAAAGTCAATGTTGAAAATAATTTTTATTCATCTTTTTTTATTAAAGGAAATCAAAAGTATCAAACTCCAGGATATTATTCAATAGAAGGTGATGCTTCTTCAGCATCATATTTTTTAGCAGCCGCAGCTATTAAGGGAGGTTCAGTAAAAGTTACAGGAGTAGGTAAAAATAGCATCCAAGGTGATGTAAAGTTTGCAAATATTTTAAAAAAAATGGGAGCTTCTATTCATTGGGGAGATAATTTTATCATATCTTCTCGGAATAGTTTAAAAAGTATAGATTTGGATTTAAATAACATTCCTGATGCAGCTATGACAATTGCAATTGTAGCATTGTTTTCTAAAGGTACTACAGTAATCAGAAATATATATAATTGGAGAGTAAAAGAAACTGATCGATTATCTGCAATGTCAATAGAGCTAAAAAAAATAGGAGCAATTATTATAGAAGGTAAAGATTTTTTATCTATTACTCCTCCAAAACACTTTAAATTTTCAGACATTAATACATATAACGATCATCGAATGGCTATGTGTTTTTCTTTAATATGCTTATCTAATGTAGGTGTTGTTATTTTAAATCCAAATTGTGTTAAAAAAACTTTTCCATCTTATTTTTCAGATTTTTTAAAAATCAGTAAGTTTTAA
- the cmk gene encoding (d)CMP kinase yields the protein MNINDKIPVITIDGPSAVGKSALSKVIARKLNWFVLESGILYRKIALLILQKKIPISERYVIPLIKNLNFKKKIINHIHLNAVSEIASKIANFYEVRKILLDQQRAFRIFPGLVAEGRDMGTVVFPDAIVKFFLYANLKSRVHRRILQLKKNGDHINSQELYNQIRIRDQRDRNRLISPLYPSKNAIILDSTNMSFSEVINISMIYIFERIHKNALYKNILFNKDYYKKYSQPHFSMKLK from the coding sequence ATGAATATTAATGATAAAATTCCTGTAATTACTATAGATGGTCCTAGTGCTGTAGGAAAAAGTGCTTTATCTAAAGTAATAGCTCGTAAACTAAATTGGTTTGTTTTAGAATCTGGGATTCTATATCGAAAAATAGCATTATTAATTTTACAAAAAAAAATTCCTATATCTGAAAGATATGTCATACCCTTAATAAAAAATTTAAATTTTAAAAAAAAAATAATTAATCATATTCATCTAAATGCTGTTAGTGAAATTGCTTCGAAAATAGCTAATTTTTATGAAGTTAGAAAAATTTTATTAGATCAACAAAGAGCTTTTCGTATTTTTCCGGGATTAGTAGCAGAAGGACGCGATATGGGAACAGTAGTTTTTCCTGATGCCATTGTTAAGTTTTTTTTATATGCTAATTTAAAATCGCGTGTTCATAGAAGAATTTTACAACTTAAAAAAAATGGGGATCATATTAATTCTCAAGAATTATATAATCAAATAAGAATTCGAGATCAACGAGATCGAAATAGATTAATTTCTCCTTTATACCCATCAAAAAATGCTATAATATTAGATTCTACTAATATGAGTTTTTCTGAAGTAATTAACATTTCTATGATATATATTTTTGAAAGAATTCATAAAAATGCATTATATAAAAATATACTCTTTAATAAGGATTATTATAAGAAATATTCACAACCTCATTTTAGCATGAAGTTAAAATGA